From Anolis carolinensis isolate JA03-04 unplaced genomic scaffold, rAnoCar3.1.pri scaffold_8, whole genome shotgun sequence, a single genomic window includes:
- the LOC134293556 gene encoding kunitz-type serine protease inhibitor LmKTT-1c-like translates to MMQAGSLVFSILIVGVFLTLCSDLLGIPGQAEGGTSSKQPAKCQLSVDPGTGNKKLTVYYYNIKTKKCETFIYRGSGGNENRFQKKKNCVIECQLGVKPLPS, encoded by the exons ATGATGCAGGCTGGTTCCTTAGTCTTCTCCATCCTCATTGTAGGAGTCTTCCTCACATTATGTTCTGACCTGCTGGGCATTCCTGGACAGGCCGAGGGTGGCACGAGCTCCA AACAgcctgcaaaatgccaactgtcTGTAGATCCTGGAACAGGCAATAAAAAACTAACGGTTTACTACtacaacataaaaacaaagaaGTGTGAGACGTTCATTTATCGTGGTTCTGGAGGCAATGAAAATAGattccaaaagaaaaagaattgtgTCATCGAATGTCAACTCGGAG TAAAACCACTACCATCATAA